Proteins encoded in a region of the Triticum dicoccoides isolate Atlit2015 ecotype Zavitan chromosome 3A, WEW_v2.0, whole genome shotgun sequence genome:
- the LOC119270382 gene encoding protein SRG1-like, translating to MERIGDKVISRAEITDDASATFADSTVIPDRYARPDEVRDGVVVGGDESYELPVVDMARLLNPEFSEAEIAKLGSACRDWGFFQLTNHGVDEAVVQDMKDSTLQFFRLPLEKKKAVAIQANGFEGFGHHYNRASSEKLDWAESLILVTQPHEQRNNEFWPADPSTFRDALDKYSMEMSNLTSRLTVFMASDLGVEQETLMGTFQGKTQSVAFHYYPPCHHPDKVIGITPHHDGLGLTLLLHVDDTPGLQVRKNGRWYPLNPLPGAFVINVGDILQILTNGTYKSAEHRVLPDVEKGRATVVMFQNACVAGIVKPLPELGEATYKAIDHVEYVKGNFRALAEGTRFVDSLKIM from the exons ATGGAGCGTATCGGCGATAAGGTAATCAGCAGGGCCGAGATCACGGACGACGCGTCGGCCACGTTCGCAGACTCCACTGTGATCCCCGACAGGTATGCCCGGCCAGATGAGGTCAGGGACGGGGTAGTCGTGGGCGGCGACGAGAGCTACGAGCTACCAGTTGTAGACATGGCGAGGCTGCTAAACCCGGAGTTCTCGGAAGCCGAGATTGCCAAGCTTGGCTCTGCGTGTCGAGACTGGGGCTTCTTCCAG TTAACAAACCACGGAGTTGACGAAGCAGTTGTACAAGACATGAAAGATAGCACTCTGCAATTCTTTCGCTTGCCGCTGGAGAAGAAGAAGGCAGTGGCCATCCAAGCCAATGGCTTCGAAGGGTTTGGACACCACTACAACAGAGCATCGTCTGAAAAGTTGGACTGGGCGGAGAGTCTAATCCTCGTGACGCAGCCACACGAGCAAAGGAACAATGAGTTTTGGCCTGCCGATCCGTCAACATTTAG GGATGCACTTGACAAGTACTCAATGGAGATGTCAAATCTCACAAGCCGCCTTACGGTGTTCATGGCGAGCGACCTCGGAGTCGAGCAGGAGACGCTCATGGGAACCTTCCAGGGCAAGACGCAGAGTGTTGCCTTCCACTACTACCCTCCATGCCACCACCCGGACAAGGTGATCGGCATCACGCCACACCACGACGGCCTCGGCCTGACGCTGCTGCTGCACGTGGACGACACCCCCGGCCTGCAGGTGAGGAAAAACGGCAGATGGTACCCGCTGAACCCGCTGCCAGGCGCCTTCGTTATCAACGTCGGCGACATTCTCCAGATCCTGACCAATGGCACGTACAAGAGCGCCGAGCACAGGGTGCTGCCGGACGTAGAGAAAGGGCGGGCCACCGTGGTGATGTTTCAGAATGCTTGTGTTGCCGGAATTGTGAAGCCGCTCCCGGAGCTAGGCGAGGCGACGTACAAGGCCATCGACCATGTTGAGTATGTCAAGGGGAACTTCAGGGCGCTGGCTGAAGGGACAAGGTTCGTGGATAGTCTCAAGATCATGTAA